GTCATTGATAAGTTGGAAACGCACTTGCGCATCAATATTCGAAAAGGGTTCATCGAGCAGAAGTAAGTTAGGTTTATAAGCGAGCGCTCTTGCAATGGCGACACGTTGTTGCTGACCACCTGAAAGCTCATGAGGATATCGCTCAGCAAATTCAGATAAATGCACAAGCTCAAGCATTTCATTTACACGTGCTTGTTTGTCAGTCTTATTAAACTTGCTTAAACCAAACGCGATATTTTGAGCAACAGTTAAGTGAGGAAATAACGCATAATCCTGAAACATCATGCCGATATTTCGATGCTGTGGCTCAGTAAACTGCGAGTCATCACTCATGGTTTTACCATGAATAACAATCTGGCCATGTTGAGGTGTTAATAAACCTGCCACAGCTTTTAAAGTGGTGGTTTTGCCACACCCGCTGGCCCCCAATAGGCAAACAATTTCATTTTCGGCGACTTCTAAATCTAAATTTTCAATCACTTTTTGGCCATCATATTGATAGCTTAAGTTTTTTAAAGACAAACTACTCATGAATTGTGCTGCTCCATTGAGCGATTAACAAAATACAAAGGCACTAAGCCAACAAGAACAATAAATAATGCCGAGATAGACGCAAGCTCTAGCTGCTCGTCACTTACATATTGGAACACATGGGTTGCCAAGGTTTCAAAATTAAACGGACGAAGCAATAAAGCAGCAGGAAGCTCTTTCATACATTCGATAAACACGAGTAACCCTGCGGTTAAGATGCCTCCCCGTAAAAGTGGAATGTGCACACTACCAAGCATTTGCGCAAAATTCTTACCCATACTTTGGCTTGCCATATCAAGCGAGGGACTAATTCGTACATAGCTTGCTTCAACTGCGCCCTGTGCAATGGCATAAAAGCGCACTACATAGGCAAATACCATGGCAAAAATAGTACCGCTAAAAAGCAGACCAGGCTCAAATGCGGTGCCTTCTAGCCAGTCATTTAATTTTGTATCCAGCAAAGTTAGAGGCAGTAGAACCGCAATTGCTAATACAGTCCCCGGTAGTGCATAGCCGGTACTAGAAACTCGTCCGGGCAACGCTTTAGATTTTTGTTCACCGATACGTTGATAAAACAACACGATAATACTTAAAGCGATTGCTATTACACTCACCCAAAGAGAAATCTTCAAGCTCTGCCAAGCATACAAGAAAAACTCAGAGTTCCATGCTTGATCAAAATAATCTATTGAATAGCTGACAAGTACGCCAACCGGTAAAGCAAAAGCAAAAAATAACACCACGATACAGTAGATACTGGCAAGCCAAGCGTATTTACCTGATAGCGTATATAAATGCGTGTCGTTCACGGCACTTTGCCTTTCATGCACTGTGGTATTTTTGCGGCTGATCTTTTCTAGTGTGATGACCACAAATAAGAACAGTAACATGATCCCAGAAATTTTCGCTGCTGCTGTTAAAGAATAATAACCGAGCCAAGTATCATAAACTGCCGTTGTGAGTGTGCTGACAGCAAAATAATGCACAGTCGCAAAATCAGCCATGGTTTCCATGCTGATCAAAGCAAGTGCAGCAACAATCGCGCCCCTCGCAAGAGGTAAACTGACTTTGAAGAAGCTTTGCAATGGGCTCATACCCATTAGCTGACTAGCTTGTAATAACTTAAATGACTGCTCACGCAAAGCAGTTTTAAAAATGAGGTAGAGGTAAGGATATAAAACCAATGCAATCATCACGATTGCACCACCTAATGTTCGAATATCAAAGAACCAATAATCATCTGGTGATTGCCATCCAAACCACGCTCTTAAAGCAATTTGTACAGGCCCAGCATAATCAAATAAATCAGTGTAAACATAAGCAATAATGTAGGTAGGCATTGCCAAAGGTAACATTAATGCCCATTCGAAGTATTTTTTGCCTGGAAATTGACAATAAGCGGTTAACCAGCCAAGTGGTAAAGCAATCAAACAACTTAAAAGGAGCACACCCGCAATGAGGACAAGGGTATTATAGATATAGTCCCATAGCACCGTATCCCACAGATGCGTAAAAACGTCAGAGTCGCCTTGCAGCGACTCGTAAATTAAAAATGCCAGTGGTGCTGATAAGCATGCACCTATCAGCCAAGCAAAAATCTGCCATTTAGACAGAGAAAGTAATGATTGCATTAAAGATCAAATTTTACCTCATCGATTAGCTTAAGGGCTAAAGGACGATATTTACTAATTTCCGACAACGGTAAGTTATCTTCCTTAAACTCACCCCAAGATGCCACAAGTTCAGAAAGCGCCACACCTGGTTTAACTGGATATTCCATATTCATTGACGCATACATATTTTGCGCCTTATTGTCTGTCATAAACTCAATAAGTTTCAAGGCGTTTTCTTTATTTTTCGAATATTTAGTTAGAACAACACCCGAAACATTTAAGTGAGCGCCTCGATTTTTCTGATTCGGGAAGTTGATATAAACCGAATCAGCCCACGGCTTTTGCTTTTCATCTTGTAGCATTTTACCAAAGTAATAGCTGTTACCTAATGCAAGATCGCATAAGCCCTCTTTTACTGCTTTTACTTGCGCTCTATCATTACCTTGCGGCTTTCTAGCTAAATTTGCTTTAACCCCTTCAAGCCATGATTTAGTCTCTGCTTCACCATGATGCGCGACCATAGACGCAACTAACCCAAGGTTATAAGGGTGCTTACCAGAGCGAGTACAAATTTTGCCTTTATACTTTACATCAGCCAATTCTTCATAAGTTAACGTATCTAATTTACCTAAGCGCTCTTTAGAAGAATATACGTTACGAACACGTTTAGTCAGTGCAACCCACTGCCCCTCTGGATCACGGAAACTAGCAGGTACATTTTTATTTACGACATCGCTTTTAATTGGCTGCGTTAAATCCATTGATTCTAACTGCATTAAAGCACTGAAGTTTGATGTTAAAACCACATCAGCACGGCTATGTTTACCTTCACGCTTAACTCTTTCTATTAATCCTTTTTTTGCAAAAACCACATTCGTTTTGATGCCTGTTTGCTTGGTGAAATCGTCAAGGATAGGTTGGATTAAAAAAGGCTGACGAAAAGAATAAATGTTGATTTCTTCGGCCGCCATAGCAGGTAAACACGTAACGGTTGAGAGTAGAATAGCCAATGCTTTTTTCATAAGGCCTCCAAAGCCAAACAATAATTATTATCAACTAATTTTAACTATTCTAATTCCAAAGTACACCCTTTTACCGATTAAAAACTGTAACTTGATTTTCTATTAACGTCTAATTAGCAGCTAACATTGTAAGAGATCTCTCACTTTAACTGTCGCTTTGAAGTAAAAAACAGCTTAACAAAACAGCAAAAATAAAAATAAACTATATTTATCATTAAGTTAAAAAAATACTATTTAATCAATCTACTCTGTAATTAGGTTTACAGCCTTTTTTTGCTACATAACTCTATTAAAATTATTACATACTTTAAGGAAGCCAGTGAAGGCAATCTAACACATGATGTGTAATGGAATGTAATAGTTAATTATTGCCAAATACGGTTTAATTAACCTATGGAATAACAGGATGAGTGCTCAAGGTGAGCCATACAGGATGTATATAGGATTTTATGGAGCCATGGTGGCCAAATTTGTTATGGATAATGGCAGGAAGCTCGGATAAGGGCATATGGATGTTTGGCATAAAGCCAATGAAGGACACTACAGGAAGTAGTACTCGCTAAATAACAAAAATGCGAGTGAAAGGAAATTGATTGTATGGAGTTGATCAGCTCGAAACCAAAGCAGGATGCTTAGAAGATTCCGTCAACGCGGCTCACAGAGCCGCGTTTCTTCGTTTAGAGGATATGAATTTAACTTAAACTTCTTTTTCCTTTTAAGTAAGCATCTCTAAAGTCAATAAAGTGCGCTGTTAACTTCTCTGCTGCAGAGCTTTCTCCTGATTCTGCCAAAACAACACACGCGACTTCTGCTGTACCTAGCTGATGAGCATGCGGAGCAACTCTGAGTTTATAGTCTGATAGAGAGTCAGGGGACACAGAAAGCACCGGGAAAGTATCTAAATATTCACTCTTTCTAAACATCTTTTTCGCTTCACGCCATGTACCATCTAAAAAAATAAATAATGGCTTTTTAGACTCAATACGTTCAACTTTAGTAATTACGCGTTCTGGCTCTGCGCTATCAGCGGGGAAGACAACAATTGGCTGATAGCTTGGATCTTTTAGAAGTGATAACAGTGCCTCATCTGGCTCTGTCCTATCCCAACGGAAAGCGTAGTTATCAGGCACAACGTCTGCGATTAAACGACCCGTATTTGAGGGCTTAAAACTTTCATTGTGATACATTAATAGACACACTGCACTTTGACAATCTTCAGCAACTTCTAGATTGTCACAGATACACAAATGTTCAGAAAGCAAACAAGCTTCACAGCGGGATAGCTTTGAACCTCGCGCTTTAAACTCTCGCTTGGCCGCAGCTATTTGTTTTTGACGTAGAATTAATACTGAATTTTTCACTAATGCCCCTTAGGTTATAAGCCTCATATTGTAATCAACTAAGCTCATAAAAGCAGTAAGGAACTCAAATGAAGATGCAAAACTCGCAAAGATTACGTTATCGACTCATGGATAAAAATGATGCCAATTTACTATTCGAATTAGACCAAGATCCTGCCGTCATGAAATATTTAACGCATGGTAAGCCTAATTCAATGGAGACGATTAAAAATGTTTTCATTCCTCGCTTAGAACAGTTCACAAATTTAGAAAAAGGCTGGGGTCTATGGCAAGTGAACACCCTTGAAGAGGGTCTGTTCATTGGTTGGGTATTAGTCCGTCCGATGGGCTTTTTTACAGAACAACGTAACGACTGTAATTTAGAGCTAGGCTGGCGCTTTAAGAAAATTAGTTGGGGCAAGGGCTATGCGACTGAAGCAGCTAAACATATTGCTAATAAACTCGCTACTGACAACGCATATGCCGCTTTTTCTGCCGAGGCACTTGAAGGCAATTTAGGATCTATCAATATCATGAAGAAGCTTGGTATGCGCTATATAAAGCATTTCATTCATCAAGATGAGCAAGGTCAGCATAGCGCTGTGCTTTACTCTAAAGAGCTGTAAGCTCTCCGACGAGAAGCAAATTAGCTACCACTAAGGTGGGAATACTTGATTCATAGTGAACCTCAGACCGTCTGGTTCATATGCCCAGTAGATATAAGTTTTAGGCATAAAAAGCGACGCTCAATGGTTATTTCTCACATCAACTGTTTGATGTGGCGGACGCGGGACTTGCTTTATAGGTAGTGAACCTCAGATCGTCTGGTTCATATGCCCAGTAGATATATAAATTTTAGGCATAAAAAAACCGACTTTCGTCGGTTATTTCTCACATCAACTGTTTGATGTGGCGGACGCGGGACTTGCTTTATAGGGAGTGAACCTCAGATCGTCTGGTTCATATGCCCTGTAAATATATAAATTTTAGGCATAAAAAAACCGACTTTCGTCGGTTATTTCTCACATCAACTGTTTGATTTGGCGGACGCGGGACTTGCTTTATAGGGAGTGAACCTCAGATCGTCTGGTTCATATGCCCTGTAAATATATAAATTTTAGGCATAAAAAAACCGACTTTCGTCGGTTATTTCTCACATCAACTGTTTGATGTGGCGGACGCGGGAGGATTCGAACCTCCGACCGCCTGGTTCGTAGCCAGGTACTCTATCCAGCTGAGCTACGCGTCCGTATATCAAATTCTCTATTTTAACCATCTGAGAAAGATGGCGGACGCGGGAGGATTCGAACCTCCGACCGCCTGGTTCGTAGCCAGGTACTCTATCCAGCTGAGCTACGCGTCCGTAATTGATTTAATTTTATATCCTAACCTAGGATACTCATATATTTAACCACTTTGAGAAAGTGGCGGACGCGGGAGGATTCGAACCTCCGACCGCCTGGTTCGTAGCCAGGTACTCTATCCAGCTGAGCTACGCGTCCGTAATTGATTTAGTTTTATATCCCAACCTAGGATACCCATATATTTAACCACTTTGAGAAAGTGGCGGACGCGGGAGGATTCGAACCTCCGACCGCCTGGTTCGTAGCCAGGTACTCTATCCAGCTGAGCTACGCGTCCTTAATTACAAGAAACCATTTAAAAATGGCGGAGAAGGAGGGATTCGAACCCTCGATAGGGCTACAAACCCTATACTCCCTTAGCAGGGGAGCGCCTTCAGCCACTCGGCCACCTCTCCGTCTTGTGGATGCGTATAATAAAGGCTTACGAAAATAAGTCAAACACTTTTATAGTAAATTATTGCCAAATGCTCATAGAATATGCAGCTTTGCTTAATCCACTGAACTTATGTTTATCTTTTAAACTAACTGGTTGAAAAGCACACCAAATTAATACTTAGTGTGGCTTGAATGCTACAAAAACAAAAAAGCCAGAAGAGAGAACTTCTGGCTTTTTAGAATTAATAGAACCGGCTGTTATTATAAACCAGCACGCTCTTTAATTGTACCAACTAAAGCTGAACCACCATGGCCATTACTTTCAGCCCAAGCAATATCAGCGCCATCTGCTAATTTACTTTTTGGTAAGTTCTTTACAATATACCCGCCGGCGTCTACCGCATTACTAGCAATAGCGTGACGTAATAGATTATTACCATTACATAACACGCCATCGAAAATGTTCCTTATTTTTAGACGAGAGCTTTTAAGCTTTTTACGCAAACCACCTTTATCGTTCGCAGCAACGTATTCGCATAACGATGCAGCTAACTGCTCATCTGCTTTTGCTGAAAAGCTAAAAGAAAAAGACGCAACAACCAGCGAAGCTGATACTAGTGCGGTAGATAATTTCATTTCGTCGACCCTTTAATACTTTGTTCGTAACAGAATACGTATATAATTGTAGCAATCAATATAATCTATCGCAACAAACTCATAACTTTTTCTGTAAAGTTACAAAGGTATAGCCATACTTATTTCTTTCATCTGGTTGATGAGATTCTGACTCAACTTCAGACCAGTTATTATCCTTTGAGTAATCAGGGAACTGAGTATCACCTTCAACATCTAAATCGATAAAGGTTAAATACAAACGTTCGGCCAATGTTAAAAACTGACCGTAAATATTACCACCGCCTATTATCATGACTTCTGATGTTCCTTCCAGTAGCGCTAATGCTGCTTCAGGGCTTGATACGACCTCTATTCCCTCAGCTTGATAAGATGTATTTCTTGTTATTACAATATTTCGACGGCCAGGTAACGGACGACCTATTGACTCAAATGTTTTTCGCCCCATAACCACTGGCTTATCCATGGTGACACGCTTAAAATGTTGCAGGTCAGCAGGCAGATGCCATGGCATCTGATTGTCATCACCAATAATTCGATCATTAGCCATTGCTGCAATCATAGAAATAATCATTCAGACTCCCTAAGTATTTAGTATTAAAAAAGGGCTTTCAAAGCCCTTTTTTCAAAAGTTATCTCTCGTAGATAACCTCTACATCATAATCATCTTCATCCCAGTCGTCATCCCAATCATCGTCTTGGGCGTTTTTCTTAGCTTCACGATGATAGGTATCCCACTTGAATTCGACTTCTTCTTCCGTTTGCTCTTCTTCAAATTTATCTTTTGGCATGCTTTCAAGCAACGCCATAATGTCATAACAAAGCGGTTGAGTATTTTGTTTGTTCGCAGCTGAAATGCGATAGACTACTTCTGCATCTAGTTCTTCTGCGATGCGTGAGCATGTTTCTTCCATTTCGTCTTCTGGTAGCAAGTCAATTTTATTAAGGACTAACCAGCGAGGCTTTTCAGCTAACTTAGGACTATACTGATGAAGTTCATTAATGATAGAAAAGGCGTTATCAACCGGATCAGTTCCATCAATTGGCATTACATCAACAATATGTAGTAGCACGCGACATCGCTCTAAGTGTTTAAGAAAGCGTATACCTAATCCAGCACCATCAGAAGCACCTTCAATAAGACCTGGAATATCTGCAATCACAAACGATTTGCTCGCTTCTGGGCGAACTACACCAAGGTTCGGTACTAAAGTTGTAAACGGGTAATCAGCGACTTTAGGTTTAGCTGCTGAAACGCTTCGGATAAACGTCGACTTACCAGCATTTGGTAGACCAAGCAGTCCAACATCAGCAAGTAACATGAGTTCTAACTTAAGGTTACGAACCTCACCTGGCGTACCCAATGTTTTTTGTCTTGGCGCTCGGTTTACACTCGATTTAAAACGCGTATTACCTAAACCATGAAAACCACCTTTAGCAACAAGCAACTTTTGACCGTGCTGTGTTAAATCACCTAAACACTCTTCTGTGTCTTCGTCAGTTACGCGTGTGCCTACAGGCACCTTAAGGAAAAGGTCAGCACCTTTCTTACCCGTACAGTTTCTCGATTGCCCATTGGTGCCTCGCTCAGCTCGATGGAATCGCTCAAACTGATAGTCAATCAATGTATTCCAGTTTTCATCAGCAACGAGATAAACACTACCGCCATCACCACCATCACCGCCATCAGGACCACCATCAGGAACATACTTTTCACGGCGAAATGACACTATGCCACTGCCGCCGTCGCCAGCTTCAGCTCTAATTACAACTTCATCGACAAACTTCATGGTTTCTCTCTGTTTTGGGAGGTCTGATAGCAAATTATAACTCAAGCAATTGCTTCTTGCTCGCTAGAGTTGTGTTGCTAGATAAAGACCCTAATAATTTATATACAAAAAAAAACCCCGCCGTAGCGGGGTTTTTCTAAATCTTTACCGATTACTCAGCAACGATGCTAACGTATTTACGGTTTAAAGGACCTTTAGTTTCGAAAACTACTTTACCATCTGCTTTTGCAAAGATAGTGTGGTCTTTACCGATACCTGCGTTAGAACCAGCGTGGAACTTAGTACCACGTTGACGAACAATGATGCTACCCGCTAAAACTGATTCGCCGCCGAAACGCTTAACACCTAGGCGTTTACTTTCTGAATCGCGACCGTTACGAGTACTACCAGCTGCCTTCTTATGTGCCATCTTTCTGTACCTCTAAAAATTAAGCGCTAATGCCAGTGATTTTAACTTCAGTGAACCACTGACGGTGGCCCATCTGCTTACGAGAATGCTTACGACGTCTAAACTTAACAATCTTAACCTTCT
The Pseudoalteromonas phenolica genome window above contains:
- a CDS encoding ABC transporter ATP-binding protein — translated: MSSLSLKNLSYQYDGQKVIENLDLEVAENEIVCLLGASGCGKTTTLKAVAGLLTPQHGQIVIHGKTMSDDSQFTEPQHRNIGMMFQDYALFPHLTVAQNIAFGLSKFNKTDKQARVNEMLELVHLSEFAERYPHELSGGQQQRVAIARALAYKPNLLLLDEPFSNIDAQVRFQLINDIRQIIKDQKVSAIFVSHSKEEAFAFADKLAVMHKGKIAQLGDAKTLFEQPACKEVAEFLGQGIYIPAKAESKREFTTSFGRFTSTKACEIAQGAGQIYIRPAHIQLENGVNNDVEILQSRFIGTEFIYQIKVAEQIIEVPVESEHALNINEPVTFKIKPHAVNFFS
- a CDS encoding ABC transporter permease — its product is MQSLLSLSKWQIFAWLIGACLSAPLAFLIYESLQGDSDVFTHLWDTVLWDYIYNTLVLIAGVLLLSCLIALPLGWLTAYCQFPGKKYFEWALMLPLAMPTYIIAYVYTDLFDYAGPVQIALRAWFGWQSPDDYWFFDIRTLGGAIVMIALVLYPYLYLIFKTALREQSFKLLQASQLMGMSPLQSFFKVSLPLARGAIVAALALISMETMADFATVHYFAVSTLTTAVYDTWLGYYSLTAAAKISGIMLLFLFVVITLEKISRKNTTVHERQSAVNDTHLYTLSGKYAWLASIYCIVVLFFAFALPVGVLVSYSIDYFDQAWNSEFFLYAWQSLKISLWVSVIAIALSIIVLFYQRIGEQKSKALPGRVSSTGYALPGTVLAIAVLLPLTLLDTKLNDWLEGTAFEPGLLFSGTIFAMVFAYVVRFYAIAQGAVEASYVRISPSLDMASQSMGKNFAQMLGSVHIPLLRGGILTAGLLVFIECMKELPAALLLRPFNFETLATHVFQYVSDEQLELASISALFIVLVGLVPLYFVNRSMEQHNS
- a CDS encoding Fe(3+) ABC transporter substrate-binding protein, with the protein product MKKALAILLSTVTCLPAMAAEEINIYSFRQPFLIQPILDDFTKQTGIKTNVVFAKKGLIERVKREGKHSRADVVLTSNFSALMQLESMDLTQPIKSDVVNKNVPASFRDPEGQWVALTKRVRNVYSSKERLGKLDTLTYEELADVKYKGKICTRSGKHPYNLGLVASMVAHHGEAETKSWLEGVKANLARKPQGNDRAQVKAVKEGLCDLALGNSYYFGKMLQDEKQKPWADSVYINFPNQKNRGAHLNVSGVVLTKYSKNKENALKLIEFMTDNKAQNMYASMNMEYPVKPGVALSELVASWGEFKEDNLPLSEISKYRPLALKLIDEVKFDL
- a CDS encoding tRNA-uridine aminocarboxypropyltransferase; this encodes MKNSVLILRQKQIAAAKREFKARGSKLSRCEACLLSEHLCICDNLEVAEDCQSAVCLLMYHNESFKPSNTGRLIADVVPDNYAFRWDRTEPDEALLSLLKDPSYQPIVVFPADSAEPERVITKVERIESKKPLFIFLDGTWREAKKMFRKSEYLDTFPVLSVSPDSLSDYKLRVAPHAHQLGTAEVACVVLAESGESSAAEKLTAHFIDFRDAYLKGKRSLS
- a CDS encoding GNAT family N-acetyltransferase, translated to MKMQNSQRLRYRLMDKNDANLLFELDQDPAVMKYLTHGKPNSMETIKNVFIPRLEQFTNLEKGWGLWQVNTLEEGLFIGWVLVRPMGFFTEQRNDCNLELGWRFKKISWGKGYATEAAKHIANKLATDNAYAAFSAEALEGNLGSINIMKKLGMRYIKHFIHQDEQGQHSAVLYSKEL
- a CDS encoding DUF3718 domain-containing protein, whose translation is MKLSTALVSASLVVASFSFSFSAKADEQLAASLCEYVAANDKGGLRKKLKSSRLKIRNIFDGVLCNGNNLLRHAIASNAVDAGGYIVKNLPKSKLADGADIAWAESNGHGGSALVGTIKERAGL
- the folA gene encoding type 3 dihydrofolate reductase; the encoded protein is MIISMIAAMANDRIIGDDNQMPWHLPADLQHFKRVTMDKPVVMGRKTFESIGRPLPGRRNIVITRNTSYQAEGIEVVSSPEAALALLEGTSEVMIIGGGNIYGQFLTLAERLYLTFIDLDVEGDTQFPDYSKDNNWSEVESESHQPDERNKYGYTFVTLQKKL
- the cgtA gene encoding Obg family GTPase CgtA — protein: MKFVDEVVIRAEAGDGGSGIVSFRREKYVPDGGPDGGDGGDGGSVYLVADENWNTLIDYQFERFHRAERGTNGQSRNCTGKKGADLFLKVPVGTRVTDEDTEECLGDLTQHGQKLLVAKGGFHGLGNTRFKSSVNRAPRQKTLGTPGEVRNLKLELMLLADVGLLGLPNAGKSTFIRSVSAAKPKVADYPFTTLVPNLGVVRPEASKSFVIADIPGLIEGASDGAGLGIRFLKHLERCRVLLHIVDVMPIDGTDPVDNAFSIINELHQYSPKLAEKPRWLVLNKIDLLPEDEMEETCSRIAEELDAEVVYRISAANKQNTQPLCYDIMALLESMPKDKFEEEQTEEEVEFKWDTYHREAKKNAQDDDWDDDWDEDDYDVEVIYER
- the rpmA gene encoding 50S ribosomal protein L27 — its product is MAHKKAAGSTRNGRDSESKRLGVKRFGGESVLAGSIIVRQRGTKFHAGSNAGIGKDHTIFAKADGKVVFETKGPLNRKYVSIVAE